The Sinomicrobium kalidii genome contains a region encoding:
- a CDS encoding MGH1-like glycoside hydrolase domain-containing protein, with protein sequence MQDKMKEKNIFGEKINEFLKKRSLQNFPVTPTPSINSGQAEVEGFHRQKYPDSVRCNRTGFRNFFYCILLLCALAACNHPEKREPAILKAGDFEHYATYFNRMEDENIKQAIPNDSAWTWMKANIPLFECPQDNFEELYYYRWWSVRKHIKNTPQGYAVTEFLVERSYADKYNLISCALGHHIHELRWLHNPEYLDQNVHLWYRGKDGGRMNKLRSFSSWTASSLYDRYLVDGDKEFLLDMFPDLVDEYKAWEGDRRRPDGLFWQYDVKDGMEESLSGSRHEKNARPTINSYMFGNARAIAKMAEMKGETELVGLYEAKADTLRRLVQQKLWNPADRFFETNKEADSSANVREAIGFIPWYFNLPEQGKGYETAWQQVKDEEGFLAPFGLTTAERRSPRFRTHGTGTCEWDGAVWPFATSQTMTAMANVLNHYRQEYVDQEDYFTLMNLYVESQYYRGRPYIGEYLDETTGYWLMGDRERSRYYNHSTFNDLIITGLVGLRPRADEKIEINPLIPEEKWDWFCLDNVLYHGYYLTILWDRTGEKYGKGKGLRIFRNGKEIAASEKLERIVTE encoded by the coding sequence ATGCAAGATAAGATGAAAGAGAAAAACATATTCGGAGAAAAAATAAATGAATTTCTTAAAAAGAGATCACTTCAAAACTTCCCTGTCACCCCGACCCCTTCGATAAACTCAGGACAGGCTGAAGTCGAGGGGTTTCATCGGCAAAAGTATCCCGATTCCGTTCGATGTAACCGTACCGGGTTCCGGAACTTCTTTTATTGCATTTTGTTGCTATGCGCGTTGGCAGCTTGTAACCATCCCGAAAAAAGAGAACCGGCTATCCTGAAGGCAGGTGATTTTGAACATTATGCCACCTATTTCAACCGGATGGAAGATGAGAACATTAAACAGGCCATTCCCAACGACAGTGCATGGACCTGGATGAAAGCGAATATTCCGCTGTTCGAATGTCCGCAGGACAATTTCGAGGAGCTGTATTACTACCGCTGGTGGAGCGTCAGGAAGCACATTAAAAACACACCGCAGGGTTACGCCGTCACCGAATTCCTGGTAGAACGTTCGTATGCCGACAAATACAACCTGATAAGTTGTGCCCTCGGGCATCACATCCACGAATTGCGCTGGCTGCACAATCCCGAATATCTCGACCAGAATGTCCACCTGTGGTATCGCGGAAAGGACGGGGGCCGGATGAACAAATTGCGGTCCTTCAGCAGCTGGACGGCTTCATCTCTCTACGACCGTTACCTGGTAGACGGGGATAAGGAATTCCTTCTGGACATGTTCCCCGACCTTGTAGATGAATACAAAGCCTGGGAAGGCGACAGGAGACGCCCTGACGGCCTCTTCTGGCAATACGATGTAAAAGACGGTATGGAAGAATCGCTCAGCGGCTCACGCCACGAAAAAAACGCGAGGCCGACGATCAACAGCTATATGTTTGGCAATGCCCGGGCCATTGCAAAAATGGCGGAAATGAAAGGTGAGACCGAACTCGTTGGCCTGTATGAAGCCAAGGCCGATACCCTCCGCAGGCTCGTTCAGCAAAAACTGTGGAACCCTGCCGATCGTTTTTTTGAAACAAACAAGGAAGCCGACAGCTCTGCAAACGTGCGAGAAGCCATAGGGTTTATCCCCTGGTATTTCAATCTTCCCGAACAGGGGAAAGGTTATGAGACGGCATGGCAACAGGTAAAGGATGAAGAAGGTTTCCTGGCACCATTCGGCCTTACCACAGCCGAACGGCGCAGCCCGAGGTTCCGCACACACGGAACGGGAACCTGCGAATGGGACGGGGCCGTATGGCCCTTTGCCACTTCACAGACCATGACGGCGATGGCCAATGTGCTCAACCATTACCGGCAGGAATACGTAGACCAGGAAGACTATTTCACACTGATGAACCTATACGTGGAAAGCCAGTATTACCGGGGCAGGCCGTATATCGGCGAATATCTCGATGAAACCACCGGCTACTGGCTGATGGGCGACCGCGAAAGAAGCCGTTACTACAACCATTCCACCTTTAATGACCTTATCATTACCGGGCTGGTGGGCCTGAGGCCCCGTGCCGATGAAAAAATAGAAATCAACCCCCTGATCCCCGAAGAAAAATGGGACTGGTTCTGCCTGGATAACGTACTGTACCACGGCTATTACCTGACCATTTTATGGGACCGTACCGGGGAAAAATACGGCAAAGGAAAAGGGCTTAGAATATTCCGCAACGGCAAGGAGATAGCCGCTTCCGAAAAGCTGGAGAGAATCGTGACCGAATAA